The following is a genomic window from Spiribacter sp. 1M189.
GGCGTACATTTCCTCCGACGTCGCCTCGGCAAACAGTCGGGCCCCGCTCACGGCGAGCGTGGCCTCGGCCTTCCGGGTGTTTTTCTCCACGGTCAGGATGACGTGGACGTCGACCACGTTATCGAAGTGGCGCTCGAGCCGCTGGAATTTCTCGTCGACATAGCCGCGGAGTGCGTCGGTAACGTCGACATGATGGCCGGTGACGTCGATTTTCATGGTCTCTCCTTTTTTGTCGAATCAGACCAGGCGTTTACGGTCCGTTGACGAGGCAATGCCCATAACCTCGCGATACTTGGCCACGGTACGCCGGGCAACGTTGATTCCCTCCTCCCGGAGGATGTCGGTCAGCCGTGAGTCGCTGAGCGGCCGGGCTGGATCCTCGGCGGCCACCAGCCGCCGGATCCGTGCTCGAATGGCCGTGGCCGAGCACTCGCCGCCATCGGCGGTGGGGACATGACTGGAGAAGAAATGCTTGAACTCCAGTGTGCCCTGCGGCGTGCGCATGTACTTGCGGGAAGTAATGCGGGAGACCGTGGATTCGTGCATGTCGATGGCCTCCGCCACCTCACGCAGTACCAGTGGCTGCATGGCCTCCTCGCCGTGTTCCAGAAACCCCTGCTGGCGTTCGACGATGCACTCGGCGACCTTCTGCAGGGTCTCGCTACGGGACTGCAGGCTCTTGATCAGCCAGCGTGCCTCCTGCAGGTGCTGGCGCAGGAGGCTGTTGTCGGCGCTCGTGTCGCCCCGCCGCACCAGGCTGGCATAGTAGTCGTTGACACGGATTCGCGGCGACGCGTCGGGGTTGACCTCGACTTCCCAGCGCCCATTGATCCGATGAACGAAGCAGTCGGGGATCACATATTCGGTCCGCGTTTCGCCAAAGCCTGATCCGGGATGTGGATCGAGCTGCTGGATGAGCGACAGAACGCCGGTCAACGTCTCTTCATCGATGCCCAACCGGCGACGCAGCGTGGCATGCTGCCCGGGGCCAAGCAGTCTCAGGTCCTCGGCAATGGCCAGACGGGCCAGCTCCCGGTGCGGTGTATCTTCGGGCAGGGCATCGATCTGCAGGCGCAGGGCCTCCCGGGCATCGCCGGCGGCGACGCCCACTGGATCCATATGCTGGATGACGGCGATGACGGCCCGGATGTCATCCTGCTCGATGTCGTCGTCGGCCAGTGCCTCGCACAGTTCTTCGGATGACTCCGTCAGGTGGCCCTGCTGGTCGAGGGCGTCGATCACGGCCTCGGCAATCCGCCGATCCCGGTCGCTGAGACTCGACATTTCCACCTGCCAGTGCAGGTGATCACGCAGTGAGGCCTCCGGACCCGCCTGGTTGTCCAGCAGGCTGTCGCGACGTGCCGGATCCGGCGCGCTGGGGGTGGCCGCGCCGGCGGCCGGATCGTCCCAGCGCTCATCGACCGGCATATCCTCGCCGAGCCGGGAGGCGTCGGCGGCACTCGATCCCAGTGGCGCTTCCGAGGGATCAATGGTGGACTGTTCCGCCATGTTTGTCTCATCACCCGAGCCCGCGGTCTCGGCCTCTTCCTCGGCCTCGAGCATGACGTTGGATTCAAGCGCGTCGCGGATCTCCAGGCTGAGTTCGGCCGCTGGCAGCTGCAGCAGACGGATGGCCTGCTGGAGTTGCGGCGTCATGGTCAGTTGCTGGCTGACCCGGAGTTCCAGGGATTGCTTCATCGTCACCCGTGCCCTTTAGTGGTGTTCCAGAGTAACGCTGCCCATGGATCCCTCGCCAGTACTAGAGGCGGAAGTCTTCACCGAGGTAGACCGCACGCACCTCGGGGTTCTCGAGCACGGCCGTGGCATTGCCCTCCGCAATGACCCGGCCGGCGCTGAGAATGCTGGCCCGGTCGACCAGGGCGAGGGTCTCGCGGACGTTATGATCGGTGATCAATACGCCGATGCCACGCTCGGAGAGGTGGCGCACGATGGATTTGATGTCACCCACGGAGATCGGGTCGACCCCGGCGAACGGCTCGTCCAGCAGGATGAAGCGCGGATCGGCGGCCAGGGCCCGGGCGATTTCCAGGCGGCGCCGCTCGCCACCGGACAGGCTGATGCCGGTCTGATCCCGCAGATGGGCGATGTTGAATTCGTCCATGAGCGCGCTGGCCTGCTCTTCGCGCTCCGTGCGGGCCAGGTCGCGGCGGGTCTCGAGCACGGCCAGCAGGTTGTCGATGACTGACAGGCGCCGGAAGACCGACGCCTCCTGGGGAAGATAGCCGATGCCCATCCGCGCCCGGGCGTGCATGGGGAGTGTGGTGATGTCGGCGCCATCCAGATGAATCTGGCCACCATCGGCGCGGATCAGGCCGACGATCATGTAGAAGCTGGTGGTCTTGCCGGCGCCGTTGGGCCCCAGCAGCCCGACGATCTCGCCGCTGTCCAGCCCGATAGAGACGTCATCCACCACCCGACGGCCGCGGTAGGCCTTCATAAGGCCAGTGGCGCGGAGTTCGCTGCCGCTCATTGATCCCCTTCCGGTGCCGGCAGCACGCGGACGTTCACGCGCCCGTCGCCGTCACCGTCGCCATCGGCAACGGTCCGGTTTTCGGCGGGGTAGTGGGTGATCGTCTGCCCGGTGACCGTGTTGTCGCCCTGGCGAAGCTCGCCGCCCTCGAGCAGGACCAGTCGCTCCGGCCCGCGGGCGTAATACTCCATGCGGGGGGCCTCGGCGCGTCGTGGCGCCGCATCCGGCAGCGTCTCGCGGTAGGTGGCGGGTGTCCCCTCGACCACGACCCGTTCCAGTTGGCGCTCGGCGTCGGTGAAAACGCGCATCAGATCGCCGGTTATCCGCAGTGCGCCGCGGGTCAGCACGACATCGCCGCGATAGATGCTCACGCCGTTGGCGTCATCCACCTCAGCGCTGTCAGCGGCCAGTTCCACGGCCTCGGTGCGATCCGATGGCGCCGTTTGCGCCTGTGCCACTGCCAGCATCGTGGCGAGGGTCAGCCAGAACAGGTGAGTCAGGCGGTTAGCGTGGTGCGGCATGATATCGTCCTCTCGCGTTGTCCGGCAGAACGATGCGCTGTTCGTCCAGCCAGGCCAGGGCGCCCTGGCCCCGGATACGATAGTCGGGGCCGGTCAGGGTCACCGGTTGATCGGTTTCGGCATAGCGCGCGGGAATATCCAGATCGATCCGCGGCGTGTCGATGCGGGTGACCCCCGACGGACCCTCCCGTCGCATGACCACGTCGCCCTCCAGCCGGGCCCGGCTGTGGCCCGCCCAGCTGCGGCCATGATCGGCATGACCCGTCCAGGGCGGTCCCTGCTGTGCGGTCAGCTGCCACTCTGGCGAGTCCAGTTGCCAGAAATCTTCCTCGTCATAGTAACGGGCAGCAGGCGTGGTGATCTGCCAGGCCACCTGACCATCCGCGTTCGTGGTCGTCACTACCACCTCCCGGGCGTAGGCCGTCAGGGCGGGGGCCGGGCCCGTCGCAGAGGCGGGCTCCGCCTCTTCGCGCCCCGCCATGCGCCAGCCGATCAGCGCGACGACCACGAGGGTCAGGCCGATCGTGACGATCCGGCGCATTCAGACCACCCCGGCTCGCAACAGATCATGCATGTTGAGCGCGCCGGCGAGGCGGCCATCCGCGCCGGTAACCAGCAGCGCGTTAATGCTGTGTCGCTCCATGAGCGCCAGTGCCTCGGCGGCAAGCCGATCACTCTCGACGGCGCGTGGCGCGGCGGTCATGACCTCGCGGATCGACGTGTTGTGCACATCGACGCCCTCGTCCAGCGCCCGGCGCAGGTCGCCATCAGTGAAGACACCAATGAGCTGAGCGTCGTCATCGATGATGGCCGTCATGCCCAGCCCCTTGTGCGTCATCTCCAGCAGGGCTTCGGCCATGGGTGTCTCCGGTCCGACCCGGGGAATGGCCTCCCCGGTATGCATCAGATCCTCAATGCGCAAAAGCAGCCGTCGGCCCAACCGTCCGCCCGGATGCGAATGGGCGAAATCCTCGGCGGTGAAGCCACGGGCATCCAGCAGGGCGATGGCCAGCGCATCGCCCAGGGCGAGCGCTGCCGTGGTGCTGGCGGTGGGCGCCAGGCCGAGCGGACAGGCCTCGGCATACACGCCGGCATCCAGGTGGACATCGGCGGCCCTGGCCAGGGTCGATCCGGCGTTGCCGGTGATGGCGATGAGCGGCAGTCCTCGACGCTTGATGGCGGGTAGCAGTCGATTGATTTCCTCGGTCTCGCCGGAATTGGACAGCGCGATCACCCGATCGCCTTCGACGATCATGCCCAGATCGCCGTGGCTTGCCTCCCCCGGGTGCACAAAGAACGCCGGCGTACCGGTGCTGGCCAGCGTGGCCGCCAGCTTGCCCCCGATGTGCCCGGATTTGCCCATGCCGACGACAACCACGCGGCCCTCGCCATCGAGTAAAAGGCGGCAGGCGCGGGCGAACGACGCGCCAATACGCTGTCCCAGCGCGGCGACGGCGGCGGCTTCGGTGTCGAGCACCGCCCGGCCCAGCCGACAGAAATCCTCATCCGCAACCATGTCTGCTCCGCTCTCAGCCTTGCATCACGAACAGCATCACCTGGTAGGCGATGAATCCGGTGAGCAGGACGCCGCCCTCTAACCGGCCCAGTCGCCCGCTTTTTCCGACGGAAAAACCGATGACCGCGATGGCCAGCATGAACAACGTCATGATGCCGTAGTCACGCGCGAGACTCACGCCGTCCACGGCGAATGGTACAATGACGCCGGCGATGCCGAGCACGGCAAGCAGGTTGAAGATATTGGACCCGACGATGTTGCCCACCGCCAGCTCGTCCTCGCCGCGGCGCACGCTGGCGATGCCGGCGGCAAGCTCGGGCAGGCTGGTGCCCACCGCAACGATGGTCAGGCCGATCACCAGGTCGCTTACACCAAGCTGGCTTGCCAGCGCCACCGCTGCCCAGACCAGCATGCGCGAGCTGACCAACAGGACAATCAGGCCCAGCACGACCCACAGTGCGGCCCGGCCGACTGGCATCTCTTCCGGGAGCGCGGCCTCCAGCTCGCGGGTCATGACATCGCTCTCGCCAGCGGGCCGACGCGCCTGCCGGGCCATCCAGAACAGCACCGCCACCAGTCCACCGAGCAGCAGCATGCCGTCCAGGCGCGAGAGCGCGGCGTCGGCGAGCAGAATCGCTGTAAACGCCACGACGGCCATGAGCAGCGGGAACTCCCGGCGCAGGATGCCGGAATGCATGGCCAACGGCGTGATCAGTGCCGTGGTGCCGAGGATCAGCCCGACATTGGCCACGTTCGAGCCCAGCGCATTGCCCAGGGCTATGCCCGGGGTGCCATCCAGCGCGGCGATGGCCGAGACCAGCATCTCCGGCAAAGAGGTGCCGATGCCAACCACCGTCAGGCCGATGAGCAGGCTTGAGACGCCCAGATGACGGGCGAGGGCCGAGGCGCCTTCCACGAAGCGATCGGCACTCCAGGCCAGCGCGGCAAAACCGATCGCGAGAATGATAAGCAGAACCGGCAATGACATGGGTGGGATCGGGCCCCAGGATAAAAACGCCCACGATACCGTATTTGACCGGCTTCATGCCTTGGCGGATACT
Proteins encoded in this region:
- a CDS encoding RNA polymerase factor sigma-54, which codes for MKQSLELRVSQQLTMTPQLQQAIRLLQLPAAELSLEIRDALESNVMLEAEEEAETAGSGDETNMAEQSTIDPSEAPLGSSAADASRLGEDMPVDERWDDPAAGAATPSAPDPARRDSLLDNQAGPEASLRDHLHWQVEMSSLSDRDRRIAEAVIDALDQQGHLTESSEELCEALADDDIEQDDIRAVIAVIQHMDPVGVAAGDAREALRLQIDALPEDTPHRELARLAIAEDLRLLGPGQHATLRRRLGIDEETLTGVLSLIQQLDPHPGSGFGETRTEYVIPDCFVHRINGRWEVEVNPDASPRIRVNDYYASLVRRGDTSADNSLLRQHLQEARWLIKSLQSRSETLQKVAECIVERQQGFLEHGEEAMQPLVLREVAEAIDMHESTVSRITSRKYMRTPQGTLEFKHFFSSHVPTADGGECSATAIRARIRRLVAAEDPARPLSDSRLTDILREEGINVARRTVAKYREVMGIASSTDRKRLV
- the lptA gene encoding lipopolysaccharide transport periplasmic protein LptA, coding for MPHHANRLTHLFWLTLATMLAVAQAQTAPSDRTEAVELAADSAEVDDANGVSIYRGDVVLTRGALRITGDLMRVFTDAERQLERVVVEGTPATYRETLPDAAPRRAEAPRMEYYARGPERLVLLEGGELRQGDNTVTGQTITHYPAENRTVADGDGDGDGRVNVRVLPAPEGDQ
- a CDS encoding calcium/sodium antiporter — encoded protein: MSLPVLLIILAIGFAALAWSADRFVEGASALARHLGVSSLLIGLTVVGIGTSLPEMLVSAIAALDGTPGIALGNALGSNVANVGLILGTTALITPLAMHSGILRREFPLLMAVVAFTAILLADAALSRLDGMLLLGGLVAVLFWMARQARRPAGESDVMTRELEAALPEEMPVGRAALWVVLGLIVLLVSSRMLVWAAVALASQLGVSDLVIGLTIVAVGTSLPELAAGIASVRRGEDELAVGNIVGSNIFNLLAVLGIAGVIVPFAVDGVSLARDYGIMTLFMLAIAVIGFSVGKSGRLGRLEGGVLLTGFIAYQVMLFVMQG
- the hpf gene encoding ribosome hibernation-promoting factor, HPF/YfiA family translates to MKIDVTGHHVDVTDALRGYVDEKFQRLERHFDNVVDVHVILTVEKNTRKAEATLAVSGARLFAEATSEEMYAAIDALIDKLDRQVVKHKEKRTDHHREEGRVGPTLEP
- a CDS encoding KpsF/GutQ family sugar-phosphate isomerase, with the protein product MVADEDFCRLGRAVLDTEAAAVAALGQRIGASFARACRLLLDGEGRVVVVGMGKSGHIGGKLAATLASTGTPAFFVHPGEASHGDLGMIVEGDRVIALSNSGETEEINRLLPAIKRRGLPLIAITGNAGSTLARAADVHLDAGVYAEACPLGLAPTASTTAALALGDALAIALLDARGFTAEDFAHSHPGGRLGRRLLLRIEDLMHTGEAIPRVGPETPMAEALLEMTHKGLGMTAIIDDDAQLIGVFTDGDLRRALDEGVDVHNTSIREVMTAAPRAVESDRLAAEALALMERHSINALLVTGADGRLAGALNMHDLLRAGVV
- the lptC gene encoding LPS export ABC transporter periplasmic protein LptC; this translates as MRRIVTIGLTLVVVALIGWRMAGREEAEPASATGPAPALTAYAREVVVTTTNADGQVAWQITTPAARYYDEEDFWQLDSPEWQLTAQQGPPWTGHADHGRSWAGHSRARLEGDVVMRREGPSGVTRIDTPRIDLDIPARYAETDQPVTLTGPDYRIRGQGALAWLDEQRIVLPDNARGRYHAAPR
- the lptB gene encoding LPS export ABC transporter ATP-binding protein is translated as MSGSELRATGLMKAYRGRRVVDDVSIGLDSGEIVGLLGPNGAGKTTSFYMIVGLIRADGGQIHLDGADITTLPMHARARMGIGYLPQEASVFRRLSVIDNLLAVLETRRDLARTEREEQASALMDEFNIAHLRDQTGISLSGGERRRLEIARALAADPRFILLDEPFAGVDPISVGDIKSIVRHLSERGIGVLITDHNVRETLALVDRASILSAGRVIAEGNATAVLENPEVRAVYLGEDFRL